One Bythopirellula goksoeyrii genomic window, AATTAAATGCCTACTCGAAAGACCCGACCATGAGAGTGCATGCCTTCCGGGGTATGTCCTCTGCAAAATTGGTCTGGATGATGGCTCTTTTCCCGGACAAGTGACGGCCAAAGGATTGGCGTCACTTGGAAGGGGAGGGGATTCGGTTTAACGGATGCTTCGCTATCGGACGAGATTTTCGGGTTTAACCGGGAATGTTTTCTGACGGTGACGAGACAGCATACAGGGGAGTTGCGCCTTGCGCCCGACAAATCTGTGGCTGGAGGTTTTGAGATGTTTTTTCAAACGACCCGTCATTACATGCCGGGGCGTATTTCTGGAGTAGACGCACCGGCATAAATCGGTGCTCTGAGGCTCTACAATAAGGCTGATGCAAAGGTTTAAACGGTTTGGTCAACAAGTGGCCAGAGGTTAAATCGTGGTGCCCGCGTTCAATAGGACGCTTCAGAAGGGGAAGAACGTTTACAAGAGGTTTACAGGGAAGGAGTGTGGCTTTTTTGGCAGTGGTTTGAGCCCAGTAATCAAACCGCTGCATCTTTCTTGAGTTGAAGTGAGGAGTAGTTCAATATGGCAAGAGAAGAGTATCGGTACCTGATTGATAATTTGGCGGGCTTGGTTCGCATCATCGAAAAAACCATCCACTACAAGCCGTGGTATGCCACAGGAGTTGTTTCAGAGCGATTTCGGGATTGTCCTTTGGAGCACGACCGGCGGATGATCAAGCTCTATGATACTGCTGCCCCCAAGTGGGACACCTGGCGGCGAAAAAAGCAGGGAATGGCTCGCTACAAGTATCTGCGATTTGAAAACACATGGTGGTTGTTTGCCAGTTCTGGGGAGCGATCCTTGATGGAAGAGCGTAATCAGGTGCATCACATTCGAGACGTTCCCATCAAGTTCGAGGGCTACTCGATTCGCCTGAGGCAGGGGGGCTTTGAGCGGAGAAGCCGGGAAGAGAGAATTCGTGTGAACCGTGAATGGGACACCTACAAAGAGGCCAAGGCGCGGGGTAAACATGCGGCCAAGCCTGCCAGAGCCAAGCGTCATCAGCGGCAAGTTGCTAGTGTGCGGATTGAACGCGGGGCACTGGAAGGGTTAGAGATGGAGGTCGTAAAACTGGCCCGCAAGGGAAAGCGTCATCAGGTAGCCACCTGGTTTTTTCAACTGGAATTCAGCCCCTACCGGCCTGTCTATGAACAGCAAAAAACGATCCTCCGCAAAGTCAACAAGGTGCTGGGAGCCCGGGGTATCGAAAAACTTCCTACCAGTATCATTCGCTGGAAACGGGAAAACACCCAGGCTTATGCTCGGATTGAGACAGTTTGACATGATATCCAATGTGCCGCATGTAGGCTTCCACGGTGTTGCCGCGTTTAAAGCGATGGATAGGGCCGTCGATGTCGTCTGGGATGCGGTCCAGGATGATGGGGTCTCGGTCGGGGAGTTCTCGTGAATTCGGCCAAGCGAAGAGCGTATTTGCCTCTTCGTACACGATTTGCCAGTCAGACCGGATGAGCGGCGGGGGGGGTAGCAAGGTCTCGGTCGCTACTGGCTCCGGTTCTGGCTGGTTTGCCGGAGCGGGATCGAAGTCTCAGGTCTTTTGAGTTTGCCTGGTTTTCTCCCGTGGCCCTGTTATGGGGCGGGGGAACCCTCTGTTACCTTTGGCCAGAACGCCCGTTTTGGCCGGAGTATTTTCCGCTGGACATTCACGAGCATGTATCGTAATATTACGATAGGAGCAAGGCATGCCAAGGACGACAATCATTTTTTTCCGAACTGCCGATGGTGAGGTTCCTTTTTTGACGTGGCTTGATGAGCTTCGCGATACGAACGATCGGGCATTTACCAAGTGCCTCTACATGGTCGATTTGCTGAGGCAGTTTGGCCATGAGCTTCGCAGGCCACAGGCCGACTCCCTCCGCGATGGGGTGTATGAGTTGCGGACCAAGGTCGGACGAGTGAACTACCGGGTGCTCTACGGTTTCGTAGGAAAGGATGTGGTTCTCGTCTCTCATGGCATCACGAAAGAGAAAGAAGTTCCTGATAAGGAAATAGACACGGCAGTGGCTCGGCTGGCGTTGTTTGAACAGAACCCAAAGCGGCACACGGCTGTTGACCAGCAAGCCGAGGATAAGGAGGAATAGAGGCATGGCAAAAAAAACCAATAAATCGACCGATGGTGTAAGCATTCTCAGAAGTCGCTACGACATTGATATCAGTTCCGACGAATCGGTTCAGCAGTGGGCCGAACCGTTCCGTGTGGCCCAGCTCCTTTTTGACGCCCGCACGGCGGCGGGCCTTACGCAAGGCGAGATAGCCGAGAAGGTCGGCACGACTCAGAGCGTGATTTCTCAGCTTGAGTCCGCTGATTACGAAGGGCACTCACTTTCGATGCTTCGCCGAATTGCGGCGGCTCTTGGCAGTCACGTAGAGATTCGCCTCGTGCCCGGTAGCAAAGAACCTGCGGCCTGATTCCAAGTGGAATCAAAATAGCAGTTCACCTTCACCACAGCTCGGGCAATGCAACCGGCATTGTTGCTCAAGGAAGCGGGGCTTATAGCTCTCCTGCGTCGCGATCTCGCTTTTGCAACGTATCTCTAGCTGATCAATTGGAGGGTGAAAATACCGTACCGTCAGGGAGCAACACGTCTCCCAGACTCAGCCCAAAGGCATTTTCCCAATCGGAGGTGAATTCGGCATTACCGGCTTGGCTTAGAAAGCCATAGGCATCGATGTCGGCCTGTACCTTGATACGAGCTTCCTTTAATGAGATCGCCTCAATCTCCACCGTGCCGTGGGCCGGCACATTGACGGTCACGGGAACACTCTGTTTTGGCATGGATCAATTACTCCTTGAAGGTTAGTAGTCGTTGGGATCCGGATAAGGTTTGGGTGGTGGGGATTGTCGGCGAGATTTGGAACAAGCCTGTTCATTGCCACGAATTATAACTTTCTCCTCTCGTGTCGGCTGCGGTAAGCTACGGGTTGCTTGATTCACATACTCCACCACAGTTGGCTCTGCTTGGAAAAAGTCAGCCGTGAGTTTCTCCAGGTGCTTTTTCGCCGCTTGCCGGGCACGAGTCTGCTCTTCGTAGTTCCAAAGGTCCATTTCAGGGATGATCACCGCTTGCCCAGTGCGAGGATTGACCCAATAGACCCCTAGTCGAACAGAAAGTTTTTGCCTTCCACCAACAATCGCTGAAAATATCTGATAAGCGGTCCGTTGGCCGATTTTTACCATAGGGCTTACTGGAGTGCGTTGTTTTGTCATATTGACTTCCTCTCTTGGTTTCTTTGCTAGATCTTGCGACATGCCTCTCCGCTAGTCAAATCTATCTGCGTCAATTCCCTGAGTTACTCAGTCTGTACTTTCACAATCGAAAAAGAGCGTTGCTTGGGGTGACAAGAGGGAGGTAAAATTGAGGCATGAGTCTACAAGTCAACCACCCTGACGAGTTTGCCAAAATGGTCCTAGAACGATCCGAGGCTAAGGGTACTTCACCAGAGGCTGTTGTGATTTCTGCGGTGCGAGAAATACTCGCCGGTGAGGAAAGACTCAGTGATGAGCTTGCACCAGTGGCAGAAGCGTTTACCAAGAAGGAGATGACAGAAGCTGAGTGATCCGATTTGCTTGAGAAAGAAAAACACGACATGCGTCAAGGCAGGTGATTCGCGTGGCCTTTGACTAGCTTTAGTTGGCCATCTCTCTTACCACAGCGTTGATTGCCCGATTCAGAATGTTGCGGAGTGACAGGCCAGTGACTCCTGAGAGGTGGTCTAGATACAGCCGTTGATTGGCAGTGAGTGCCAGAATTTGGCTCTTGAGCACCCGGTAGAGTTCAATCGTCGCTCGAATATCGTTCATTGCCGTGTGGTCTGGCGTAGTCCGTACCCCAAAATACTCAGCCAGCGTGCCAAGCTTATAGTCCGCAGGAGGGGTGAGCGAGTGGTCTTCTTGAAACAGCCAGAGGGCACGCTGCAAAGTACAAAGTGCTTGGCGAGCAGCAGGCAAATACTTGTAGTGCTGACGATACCAGCCGTGCAAAAATCCCACATCAAATGCCGCATTGTGGGCCACAAGTTTGGCGACGCGAAAATGGCTACCATCTTTCTTGCGCAGATCCACGGTGGCGTGCCGCCTCAAGTAGTCCGCAAAATAGATCGTGACAAGTTCCGAGGGGATCGACGTCATCGCCCAGACATCCGGGTCGAATTTCTTGATGCCGAGTGCCTTGGGGTCACACCTAGCAGGATCGAATTCGACATTCATCTCAAACGATTCAATCTCAGAGAGTGATTCGGCATCCACGGCAATGGCGGCGATCTGGATGACTGGATGGCACGCTTCGACATG contains:
- a CDS encoding type II toxin-antitoxin system RelE/ParE family toxin; the protein is MPRTTIIFFRTADGEVPFLTWLDELRDTNDRAFTKCLYMVDLLRQFGHELRRPQADSLRDGVYELRTKVGRVNYRVLYGFVGKDVVLVSHGITKEKEVPDKEIDTAVARLALFEQNPKRHTAVDQQAEDKEE
- a CDS encoding helix-turn-helix transcriptional regulator, producing MAKKTNKSTDGVSILRSRYDIDISSDESVQQWAEPFRVAQLLFDARTAAGLTQGEIAEKVGTTQSVISQLESADYEGHSLSMLRRIAAALGSHVEIRLVPGSKEPAA
- a CDS encoding 3'-5' exonuclease, yielding MTAALTAERLVFVDLETGGLHVEACHPVIQIAAIAVDAESLSEIESFEMNVEFDPARCDPKALGIKKFDPDVWAMTSIPSELVTIYFADYLRRHATVDLRKKDGSHFRVAKLVAHNAAFDVGFLHGWYRQHYKYLPAARQALCTLQRALWLFQEDHSLTPPADYKLGTLAEYFGVRTTPDHTAMNDIRATIELYRVLKSQILALTANQRLYLDHLSGVTGLSLRNILNRAINAVVREMAN